Proteins encoded together in one Prunus dulcis chromosome 3, ALMONDv2, whole genome shotgun sequence window:
- the LOC117621816 gene encoding uncharacterized protein LOC117621816, whose product MDLMPESEHIPRSMVDLLNESNGNKVPNFLSGIHSFRDKLMNKVNMTKNVGIDINCLDTDYEGLNDEDDVFISRGERGPSIHFSDRAMARFCEPWKNALIIKLLGRSHTYNYLHDRLAQKWSLVGGWKLIDLVNDYFVVRFDLEEDLNFVLTGGPWMIAGQYLTIQQWRLGFCPSTAHITRMAAWIRVSAIQLECFDVWSLRRIGNLLGKLLKIDSLTTSQNRGKFARLCVELDLTKSLDAFVQINQNWYNIEYEGLPDICYLYGCYGHKRENCTFKSVNLSDEAGKAQGAGVGPMNHDSVGVTETVKMAEDSLRGPWMNVQSRRRPKNIRKDVPGAGFWW is encoded by the coding sequence ATGGATCTGATGCCAGAATCTGAGCATATTCCTAGGTCGATGGTTGATCTGTTGAATGAATCTAATGGTAATAAAGTGCCTAATTTCTTATCTGGTATTCATAGCTTTCGTGATAAATTGATGAATAAAGTTAATATGACCAAAAATGTGGGGATTGATATTAACTGCTTGGATACTGATTATGAGGGTTTgaatgatgaggatgatgtgTTCATCTCTCGTGGTGAGCGTGGGCCGAGTATACACTTCTCTGATCGTGCTATGGCTCGATTTTGTGAACCTTGGAAAAATGCTTTGATCATTAAGCTCCTTGGTCGCTCTCATACGTATAACTACCTTCATGATCGCTTAGCTCAAAAATGGAGTTTGGTGGGAGGGTGGAAGCTTATTGACTTGGTGAATGATTATTTTGTtgtgagatttgatttggaaGAGGACTTAAATTTTGTGTTAACTGGAGGGCCTTGGATGATTGCGGGGCAATACTTAACCATACAACAATGGAGGCTTGGTTTCTGCCCTTCTACTGCGCACATCACAAGAATGGCTGCTTGGATTAGAGTATCTGCCATACAGCTTGAATGTTTTGATGTTTGGTCTCTTAGGAGGATTGGCAACCTTCTTGGTAAATTGCTGAAAATTGATTCGTTGACTACTTCGCAAAATAGGGGTAAGTTTGCTCGTTTATGTGTGGAGTTGGACCTAACTAAGTCCCTTGATGCCTTTGTGCAAATAAATCAGAACTGGTACAATATTGAGTATGAGGGATTACCTGACATTTGTTATCTATATGGGTGTTATGGTCATAAAAGGGAGAATTGTACTTTTAAATCTGTGAATTTGTCAGATGAGGCAGGGAAAGCTCAAGGTGCAGGAGTGGGACCTATGAATCATGACTCTGTTGGGGTTACAGAAACTGTGAAGATGGCTGAGGATAGCTTGCGAGGCCCTTGGATGAATGTGCAATCTAGAAGGCGACCAAAAAATATTCGTAAGGATGTTCCTGGGGCAGGGTTCTGGTGGTAG
- the LOC117623533 gene encoding eukaryotic translation initiation factor 5B → MAWRLCSRRSILSSICQVPNLRLQLSHPPRFEALYDSALSTSTSQISCGFCPKFQASRSYARGGHKPYDLFGNGQPGDKDFRKAWKKEIDEDASLWTGSEEESDNEKDEKSHLEKEIRKVRQQAREHSNLIDADDSDELRSVWSGSDEEKSLWTGSEGDDDDDIPTEPYPNESSDKHIDKLFEFEETSKYRTISELFKAEQEPEELSPGKQARKIAVENALKKLKKGPDGRYINVWEVMSDLDILIGAFENIVSGPEYAELRQGGPKKLNIQFFKDIQARMRDPNYKFSPELKLKPKSKLVRRKKWQKTQSRRRKAQKR, encoded by the exons ATGGCTTGGAGGCTCTGTTCCCGCCGTTCCATCCTTTCTTCTATTTGCCAAGTCCCAAACCTCCGACTGCAGCTTTCACATCCTCCAAG ATTCGAAGCTCTGTATGATTCTGCTCTGAGCACTTCAACAAGTCAAATTAGCTGTGGGTTTTGCCCAAAATTTCAAG CTTCACGATCATATGCCCGTGGTGGGCATAAACCTTATGATCTCTTTGGAAATGGACAACCTGGTGATAAGGACTTTAGGAAAGCCTGGAAGAAAGAGATTGATGAAGATGCTTCTTTATGGACAGGAagtgaagaagaaagtgaCAATGAAAAGGATGAAAAGAGTCATCTGGAAAAAGAGATTCGAAAAGTAAGACAGCAGGCAAGGGAGCACTCTAACCTGATTGATGCTGATGACAGTGATGAGCTGAGAAGTGTTTGGTCTGGAAGTGATGAGGAGAAGTCTCTGTGGACTGGTAGTGAAGGTGATGATGACGACGATATTCCTACTGAACCCTACCCAAATGAAAGCAGTGATAAACATATAGATAAACTATTTGAGTTTGAGGAAACATCAAAGTATCGGACAATCTCAGAATTATTCAAAGCTGAGCAGGAACCGGAAGAATTGTCCCCTGGAAAGCAAGCTAGGAAAATTGCAGTTGAGAATGCCTtgaaaaagttgaagaaagGGCCAGATGGTCGATACATTAACGTATGGGAGGTCATGAGTGACTTAGATATTCTAATAGGAGCATTTGAAAATATAGTTTCAGGACCAGAATATGCAGAGCTTAGACAGGGAGGGCctaagaaattaaatattcagtttttcaaGGATATACAAGCCCGTATGAGAGATCCAAATTATAAGTTCTCACCTGAGTTAAAGTTGAAACCAAAGAGCAAACTAGTTCGTAGAAAGAAATGGCAGAAGACACAATCTAGGCGGAGGAAAGCACAAAAGCGCTAG
- the LOC117622904 gene encoding mitogen-activated protein kinase kinase kinase 17-like, producing the protein MGQSSRPKKEQSLSVAGRQWVRGRMLGKGGFGSVYLGWVKKPNMCADALPPIFAVKSTLYCDALELVTENSILGTFSSCPFIIHRYGDDVTAGVDGNKVFNMFMEYADGGTMRDLINNSGSSGLPEFQVRKYTEAILQGVKHIHEMGYVHCDLKPENILLVTKSDSGGSEFVPKIGDLGLTKRVIEERAGGTTMYWSPETVIQDIQQQPSDIWALGCVVLNMLTGKKQPWDLKAGARPWDLMLQIASKSPTIPVWLSDEAKDFVGKCFVWSPSERFTAAKLLNHPFVTNLDPVKELFSVSSSSSKKQILPLGSKTCHSKSNHCLPKATRFPYNWSCLA; encoded by the coding sequence ATGGGTCAGAGTTCAAGGCCAAAGAAAGAACAGAGCTTGTCGGTTGCTGGGCGCCAGTGGGTTCGAGGCCGGATGCTCGGAAAAGGGGGATTTGGGTCGGTGTATTTGGGTTGGGTCAAAAAACCCAATATGTGCGCAGATGCCTTACCCCCAATTTTCGCAGTGAAATCGACATTATACTGTGATGCGCTTGAGCTAGTGACAGAAAATTCAATTCTTGGCACGTTTAGTAGCTGCCCATTTATCATTCACCGCTATGGAGATGATGTGACTGCTGGTGTTGATGGTAATAAGGTATTCAATATGTTCATGGAGTATGCTGATGGAGGAACAATGAGGGATTTGATTAACAATTCTGGGAGTTCTGGGTTGCCTGAATTTCAAGTAAGGAAGTACACAGAGGCGATTTTGCAAGGGGTTAAGCACATTCATGAAATGGGTTATGTGCATTGCGATTTGAAGCCTGAGAATATTTTACTTGTCACCAAAAGTGATTCTGGTGGTTCTGAATTTGTGCCTAAAATTGGGGACTTGGGTCTGACAAAGAGGGTTATAGAGGAGCGTGCTGGAGGCACTACAATGTATTGGTCTCCAGAAACTGTCATTCAAGATATTCAGCAGCAACCTTCTGATATTTGGGCTCTAGGGTGTGTGGTGCTCAACATGTTGACTGGGAAGAAGCAGCCATGGGATTTGAAAGCTGGGGCGAGACCTTGGGACCTCATGCTTCAGATTGCTTCCAAATCTCCCACCATTCCTGTTTGGTTATCAGATGAGGCCAAAGATTTCGTAGGAAAGTGCTTTGTGTGGAGCCCTTCTGAGAGGTTCACAGCTGCTAAGCTATTGAATCATCCATTTGTGactaatctggatccagtaaaGGAACTCTTTTCGGTGTCATCATCGTCTTCTAAGAAGCAGATTCTTCCTTTGGGTTCCAAGACCTGTCATTCCAAATCAAACCACTGTTTGCCAAAAGCCACCCGCTTTCCTTATAATTGGTCCTGCTTAGCTTGA
- the LOC117623050 gene encoding amino acid transporter AVT1I-like, translating into MLSVPYALSSGGWLSLILLFVIAVAAFYSGLLIQRCMDIDSTIRTYPDIGEHAFGKKGKIVLSIFMNTELYLVATSFLILEGDNLHNLFPKMKLEVAGLTISGKKCFTILGGLIVLPTVWFDSLSLLSYVSASGVFSSVIIIGSILWTAVFDGIGFHQEGSVPLNWSGIPTAVSLYAFCYCAHPVFPTLYKSMKNKRQFPNVLLVCFILCTLGYASMAVLGYLMFGSTVESQITLNLPTEELSSKIAIWTTLINPVSKYALMVTPILNTAQNWFPSCCKKSRSFRLFLSTSLVTSSVIVALAIPFFAYLMSLVGAFFSVTASLIIPCLCYLKISGTYRNLGCEMLIIGCIILMGVVVAIVGTYTSLQQIIEHL; encoded by the exons ATGCTATCAGTTCCTTATGCACTCTCATCAGGAGGGTGGCTAAGCTTGATACTTCTTTTTGTAATTGCTGTTGCTGCCTTTTACTCAGGCTTGTTAATTCAAAGATGCATGGATATAGATTCTACTATAAGAACTTATCCTGACATTGGTGAACATGCATTtgggaaaaagggaaaaatagtTCTGTCAATTTTCATGAACACAGAACTCTACTTAGTTGCGACATCTTTCCTAATTCTGGAAGGAGATAACCTACACAACTTAtttccaaaaatgaaattggaagTGGCTGGATTAACAATTAGTGGGAAGAAGTGCTTTACAATACTTGGTGGACTTATTGTTCTGCCAACTGTGTGGTTTGATAGCCTCAGCCTTCTTTCTTATGTCTCTGCAAGTGGGGTTTTTTCATCTGTTATCATTATTGGTTCAATTTTGTGGACTGCTGTTTTTGATGGAATTGGATTTCACCAAGAGGGATCGGTACCGCTTAATTGGAGTGGAATCCCTACTGCTGTTAGCTTATATGCCTTCTGCTATTGTGCGCATCCAGTGTTCCCGACGCTCTACAAATCAATGAAAAACAAACGTCAGTTCCCGAAT GTCCTCCTCGTGTGCTTTATTTTATGCACCCTTGGTTATGCATCAATGGCAGTTTTAGGGTACTTAATGTTCGGGTCAACAGTCGAATCACAGATAACTTTAAACCTCCCAACTGAAGAACTTAGCTCAAAAATCGCAATATGGACCACCCTTATCAATCCAGTATCCAAATATGCTTTAATGGTTACACCAATCCTAAATACTGCCCAAAATTGGTTTCCAAGTTGCTGCAAAAAAAGTCGAAGCTTCCGCCTATTTCTCAGCACTTCCTTGGTAACCAGCAGTGTTATAGTAGCTTTGGCTATACCTTTTTTTGCTTATCTCATGTCTCTGGTTGGTGCATTTTTTAGTGTCACAGCTTCACTTATAATACCATGCCTTTGCTACCTTAAAATTTCAGGTACTTATCGAAATCTCGGATGCGAAATGTTGATTATAGGGTGTATAATTTTGATGGGAGTTGTAGTTGCCATAGTTGGTACTTACACATCTCTACAACAAATAATAGAGCATTTGTAA
- the LOC117621817 gene encoding uncharacterized protein LOC117621817 yields the protein MEKPKTTKDIQSLTGRVAALTRFISKDTDKCVPFFKALKGGKHHIVWTAECDKAFQDLKNYMSKAPLLSKPLPGEILYLYLSVSSTAVSSVLIRKLEKVELPVFYVSKALQSAELRYPPLEQLALALFVSARRLRPYFQAHEIKFVSRPAEKGQAIADFISELTPSTAQSTPEAVTKTGLPVELDAERFDTSTPVWGLHVDGSANQQGWGAGLVLTTPDGLKIEYALRFDFRTSNNEAEYEALLVGLQLAKSMNAKQIRTHSDSQLIVNHVTADFAAKDASMYAYLSTAHRLLQSFQAYEIKQIPRSENGHADALAGLASAINDKVGRKVQVEILAQPSTAASETCTVRYEDTWMSHIYLYLTNGILPEDKAQARKLRYRSARYTVINDVLYKRGYTTPYLKCLTTEQGDYVLREIHKGVCGDHSGSRSLAYKAFRQGYFWPTMHQDANSLVKRCDKCQRFGNVLHIPVEPLTPIVSPWPFAQWGLDLIGPMPQGKGQVKYAVPYDRSHWES from the exons ATGGAGAAGCCGAAGACGACAAAGGACATTCAAAGCCTTACTGGACGCGTGGCCGCTCTGACCCGTTTCATATCAAAAGATACCGACAAGTGTGTACCATTCTTTAAAGCCTTGAAAGGGGGCAAACATCATATCGTATGGACTGCCGAATGCGATAAGGCATTTCAAGacttaaagaactacatgagcaaagCCCCCCTTTTGTCAAAACCACTACCTGGGGAAATCCTCTACCTATACCTTTCGGTATCCAGCACTGCCGTCAGTTCGGTATTGATACGAAAACTGGAAAAGGTGGAGTTACCGGTTTTCTATGTCAGTAAGGCCCTCCAGAGTGCTGAACTTCGGTATCCCCCATTGGAGCAGCTTGCGCTAGCTCTCTTTGTCTCGGCACGAAGACTTCGGCCATACTTTCAGGCTCACGAAATCAAA TTCGTTTCGAGGCCCGCCGAAAAAGGCCAGGCTATTGCCGATTTTATCTCCGAGCTTACCCCATCAACAGCACAGTCGACGCCCGAGGCGGTTACCAAGACCGGATTACCGGTTGAGTTAGACGCCGAACGCTTTGACACCTCAACTCCCGTATGGGGTTTGCACGTCGATGGCTCGGCAAACCAGCAAGGATGGGGAGCAGGCTTGGTACTGACCACACCAGACGGACTCAAGATCGAGTACGCCCTCCGATTCGACTTCCGAACCTCCAACAATGAGGCGGAATATGAGGCTCTCTTGGTCGGCCTTCAGTTAGCCAAGAGCATGAATGCAAAGCAAATCCGAACTCACAGCGACTCCCAGCTCATCGTGAACCATGTAACGGCAGACTTCGCCGCCAAGGATGCGTCCATGTACGCCTACCTCTCAACCGCCCATCGGCTACTCCAAAGTTTCCAAGCCTACGAGATCAAACAGATCCCCAGAAGTGAAAACGGCCATGCCGATGCACTTGCGGGCCTTGCTTCGGCGATAAACGACAAGGTCGGAAGAAAGGTGCAGGTGGAGATTCTCGCCCAACCAAGCACGGCAGCCTCCGAAACGTGTACCGTAAGGTACGaggatacttggatgtctcATATCTACTTATACTTGACGAACGGCATCCTTCCTGAAGATAAGGCCCAAGCCCGAAAGCTTAGATACCGATCAGCAAGGTACACTGTCATCAACGATGTGCTTTACAAACGTGGCTACACCACCCCATATCTCAAGTGCCTTACGACAGAACAGGGGGACTACGTCCTTCGGGAGATCCATAAGGGTGTGTGTGGCGACCATTCCGGGTCCCGATCCCTCGCCTACAAAGCCTTTCGGCAGGGATACTTTTGGCCGACCATGCATCAGGACGCTAATTCACTAGTGAAGAGATGTGATAAATGCCAGCGCTTCGGTAACGTCCTGCATATCCCTGTCGAACCTCTGACACCGATTGTAAGCCCTTGGCCTTTCGCACAATGGGGACTAGACTTGATCGGTCCAATGCCGCAAGGCAAGGGGCAGGTAAAATATGCAGTGCCTTACGACAGATCCCATTGGGAATCGTGA